In Myxocyprinus asiaticus isolate MX2 ecotype Aquarium Trade chromosome 32, UBuf_Myxa_2, whole genome shotgun sequence, one genomic interval encodes:
- the LOC127423175 gene encoding protein Tob1-like translates to MQLEIQVALNFIISYLYNKLPRRRVNIFGEELERQLKKKYEGHWYPDKPYKGSGFRCIHVGEKVDPLVEEAAKESGLDIEDVRNNLPQDLSVWIDPFEVSYQIGEKGPVKVLYVDDNNDNGSELDKEIRNSFNPEAQVFMPISDPVGGSSESSSPSPPFGQSAAVSPSFMPRSAQPLTFTTASFAATKFGSTKMKNGGRNGGKVARTSPTNLGLNVNGLLKQKAISNSMHSLYSFGLGSQQQKASALSPNAKEFVFPNVQSQGSSSTLFGSENPLSLSPLQYNNAFDVFTAYGSINDKSLIDGLNFSLGNMQYSNQQFQPVMAN, encoded by the coding sequence ATGCAACTTGAAATCCAAGTAGCGCTCAACTTCATCATTTCTTATCTGTATAACAAACTCCCACGACGACGAGTTAACATATTTGGCGAGGAGCTGGAGAGACAGTTGAAGAAGAAATATGAAGGACACTGGTACCCTGACAAGCCATACAAAGGATCTGGATTCAGGTGTATACACGTTGGCGAGAAGGTGGACCCGTTAGTGGAGGAAGCAGCCAAAGAGAGTGGGCTGGACATTGAGGATGTCCGCAATAACTTGCCTCAGGACCTCAGCGTTTGGATCGACCCCTTTGAGGTGTCTTACCAAATTGGGGAAAAGGGACCTGTCAAGGTGCTATATGTGGACGATAACAATGATAACGGGTCAGAGCTGGACAAGGAGATCAGAAACAGTTTTAACCCCGAGGCTCAGGTCTTTATGCCAATCAGCGACCCTGTAGGTGGCTCCTCAGAGTCCAGTTCCCCGTCCCCTCCATTTGGCCAGTCTGCGGCGGTCAGCCCCTCTTTCATGCCACGCTCCGCTCAGCCTTTAACCTTCACTACAGCCTCATTTGCCGCCACCAAGTTTGGCTCCACCAAGATGAAGAATGGCGGCCGCAATGGCGGCAAAGTTGCTCGCACCTCTCCCACCAACCTGGGCCTGAATGTGAACGGCTTACTTAAGCAGAAAGCCATCTCCAACTCCATGCATTCTCTGTACAGTTTTGGCCTTGGAAGCCAGCAGCAGAAGGCCTCAGCACTTTCTCCCAACGCCAAGGAGTTTGTGTTCCCCAATGTCCAGAGCCAAGGGAGCTCCAGCACATTGTTTGGAAGCGAGAACCCCCTAAGCCTCAGCCCTCTGCAGTATAACAATGCCTTCGATGTGTTCACGGCCTACGGGAGCATCAATGACAAGTCCCTCATTGATGGCTTAAACTTCAGTCTCGgcaacatgcagtattctaaccaGCAGTTCCAGCCAGTCATGGCTAACTAA